The following coding sequences lie in one Alloacidobacterium dinghuense genomic window:
- the leuC gene encoding 3-isopropylmalate dehydratase large subunit, with the protein MSHQKTLFEKVWEQHLVAEPANEPTLLYIDLHLVHEVTSPQAFDGLRMAGRKLRRPDRTVATVDHNVPTTPNRLIIEDAIAAKQIDTLRKNCKEFGVELYDIQSPNQGIVHVIGPELGLTKPGMTIVCGDSHTSTHGAFGALAFGIGTSEVEHVMATQCLQQSKPKTFRISVEGELSQGVTAKDIVLGIIGRIGTDGATGHVVEYAGSAIRALSMEGRMTICNMSIEAGARAGMIAPDDTTFAYLKGRRSAPQGAKWEEAVAEWRELKSDPGAKFDRELVIKAEGLTPYVTWGTNPGMVVPITGSVPDPLKASESDKRAFQRALEYMDLKPGTAIEEIPIDRVFIGSCTNSRIEDLRAAAKVVTGYHVNSHVRAMVVPGSHQVKEQAEKEGLNKIFLEAGFEWREPGCSMCLGMNPDILQPGERCASTSNRNFEGRQGRGGRTHLVSPEMAAAAAVTGHFTDIRQWEYKGEEVLA; encoded by the coding sequence ATGTCGCATCAAAAAACACTCTTCGAAAAAGTCTGGGAACAGCACCTTGTCGCCGAACCCGCAAACGAGCCCACGCTGCTCTACATCGACCTCCATCTCGTCCACGAAGTCACCTCGCCGCAGGCATTCGACGGTCTCCGCATGGCTGGACGCAAGCTCCGCCGCCCCGACCGCACTGTGGCCACCGTCGATCACAATGTTCCGACAACACCGAATCGGCTCATCATCGAAGACGCCATCGCCGCCAAGCAAATCGACACGCTGCGCAAGAACTGCAAGGAATTCGGCGTCGAGCTATACGACATTCAATCCCCGAACCAGGGCATCGTCCACGTCATCGGCCCCGAACTCGGACTCACCAAGCCGGGCATGACCATCGTCTGCGGCGACTCGCACACCTCGACCCACGGAGCCTTCGGAGCTCTGGCCTTCGGCATCGGCACATCCGAAGTCGAGCACGTCATGGCGACGCAGTGCCTGCAGCAATCAAAGCCGAAGACATTCCGCATCTCCGTTGAAGGTGAACTGTCGCAAGGCGTTACCGCAAAAGACATCGTCCTCGGCATCATCGGCCGCATCGGCACCGACGGGGCCACCGGCCACGTCGTCGAATACGCCGGCTCTGCCATCCGCGCGCTCTCGATGGAAGGCCGCATGACCATTTGCAACATGAGCATCGAAGCTGGCGCGCGCGCCGGCATGATCGCTCCCGACGATACGACCTTCGCGTATCTCAAGGGTCGCCGCTCCGCTCCGCAAGGTGCAAAGTGGGAAGAAGCCGTTGCCGAGTGGCGCGAGCTGAAATCTGATCCGGGCGCAAAGTTCGACCGCGAACTTGTCATTAAGGCTGAGGGCCTCACACCCTATGTCACATGGGGAACCAACCCCGGCATGGTTGTCCCAATCACCGGCAGCGTACCTGATCCATTGAAAGCATCTGAGTCGGATAAAAGGGCTTTCCAGCGCGCGCTCGAATACATGGACCTGAAACCCGGCACGGCCATCGAAGAGATCCCCATCGACCGTGTCTTCATCGGCTCCTGTACCAACTCGCGCATTGAAGACCTGCGTGCCGCCGCCAAAGTCGTCACCGGATATCACGTGAACTCCCATGTGCGCGCCATGGTTGTTCCCGGCTCGCATCAGGTGAAAGAGCAAGCAGAAAAAGAAGGTCTCAACAAAATCTTCCTCGAAGCAGGCTTCGAATGGCGCGAGCCCGGCTGCTCCATGTGTTTGGGAATGAACCCCGACATCCTGCAGCCCGGCGAGCGCTGCGCCTCGACCAGCAACCGCAACTTCGAAGGCCGCCAGGGGCGCGGCGGACGCACTCACCTCGTCAGCCCGGAGATGGCCGCAGCCGCAGCCGTCACCGGCCACTTCACTGATATCCGCCAATGGGAATACAAAGGCGAGGAGGTGCTGGCATAA